Proteins from a single region of Apium graveolens cultivar Ventura chromosome 7, ASM990537v1, whole genome shotgun sequence:
- the LOC141673885 gene encoding uncharacterized protein LOC141673885, giving the protein MERLLKAAEGPSLSRDSKFPKGDHEIEKDKDFKWPKPLRGDPDKRDKSRYCRFHKDVGHDTDDCRKLRDEIEYLIRRGKFGRFTKGEEAGGQKRDNDGRDDDRRGNDRDRNPQPRGPVINMISGGPIAADTTRNSRKAYAREVMSIVGESSKLSKSEMTLEFGDPDLEGFKFPQDDPLVITPIIGNCLVMRVLVDNGAVVDILFYDTFIRMGYNSSQLSPSDAPIYGFNHVE; this is encoded by the exons atggagaggctACTAAAAGCAGCAGAGGGACCTAGTCTAAGCAGAGACAGTAAATTTCCTAAGGGTGATCATG AAATTGAGAAGGATAAGGACTTCAAATggccgaagccactaaggggagaccccgaTAAAAGAGACAAGAGTCGGTACTGTAGGTTTCATAAGGATGTCGGTCATGATACTGATGATTGTAGGAAACTTAGGGATGAGATTGAGTATCTAATCCGAAGGGGAAAGTTTGGACGTTTCACCAAGGGTGAGGAGGCCGGAGgccaaaagagagataatgatgGAAGAGATGACGATCGACGGGGTAACGACAGAGATCGCAACCCACAGCCCCGAGGGCCAGTAATCAATATGATCTCAGGAGGACCTATAGCAGCTGATACTACAAGGAACTCCCGAAAGGCTTATGCAAGAGAAGTGATGAGCATAGTTGGGGAGTCGTCTAAGCTTTCTAAGTCAGAGATGACGCTTGAATTTGGTGACCCAGACCTTGAAGGTTTCAAATTTCCTCAGGATGATCCTTTGGTTATCACTCCGATAATTGGAAATTGTCTTGTTATGAGGGTCCTAGTGGACAATGGAGCTGTCGTGGACATTCTGTTCTATGATACATTCATAAGGATGGGCTACAATAGTTCTCAGCTATCTCCGTCCGACGCACCCATCTACGGGTTTAACCATGTGGAATGA